CAGGCCCTCCGGGGCGGCGGGGCTGGCGATCGGGCTGTGGCTGGTGATGATCGTGCTTTACGATCTGGGCCTGCTGGCCGCCGTGGTGGCCGATGACGGCGGCACCTTCACCACCACCGTGTTCCCCTATGCCCTGCTGGCCAACCCGGCCGATGCCTTCCGGCTTTACAATCTGGCCGCATCGCAGGCCACCGCCGCGGCGGCGGGCATCTCTGGCGCGGCCAACGCGATTCCGGTCTGGCAGTCGCTGACCTCGATCCTGCTCTGGCCGCCCGTGGCCCTTGCCCTTGCCATCGCGGCATTCCGAAAGGTGACACCATGAAACGCGCGCTTGCCCTGATACTTCTGTTGGCCGCCTGTCGCGAGGAAACCGCCGCCCTTCCGCAACCCGTTGACCTGACACCGGAAACGGTGGGCTATTACTGCCAGATGAACCTGCTGGAACATCCCGGCCCGAAAGGTCAGGTGCATCTTGACGGCCTGCCCGGCGCGCCGCTGTTCTACAGCCAGGTGCGCGACGTGGTGGCCTACCTGCGAATGCCCGAGCAAAGCCATGCGGTGACGGCGGTCTATGTCAACGACATGGGGGCAGCCGCCAGTTGGGAAGACCCGGGGCCCGGCAACTGGGCGCCGCTGGCCGATGTGGTCTTCGTGGTCGGCAGCGACCGGATGGGCGGCATGGGGGTGGCCGAGCTGGTGCCGTTCCGCGACAGCGCCAAGGCCGCAGCCTTTGCCGGGGCGCATGGCGGCCGGGTGCTGGCGCTTGACGACATTCCCCACGCCGATGTGGTGCCGACAGTGGCGGACCTTGGCGGCGAAGACGAGGATTTCAGGGCCCGCCTGCGACGGCTGGGCCAGCAGACAGGAGGCTGACATGGCAACGCTGACCCGGCGGCGGTTCATCGCGATTTCGGCGGCGGCGGCGGGGCTCGCGGCCCTTCCCGCGCATGCCGATCTTTTCGCATGGCGCGGCGTGGCGCTTGGGGCGGCGGCCTCGATCCACCTGGCACACCCCGATGCGGCGGCGATCACCGCCCGCGCCGTGGCCGAGATGGCGCGCCTTGAGGCGATCTTCAGCCTTTACCGCGCCGATTCCGCACTGGCGCGTCTGAACGAAAGCGGT
The nucleotide sequence above comes from Paracoccaceae bacterium Fryx2. Encoded proteins:
- a CDS encoding nitrous oxide reductase accessory protein NosL, whose protein sequence is MKRALALILLLAACREETAALPQPVDLTPETVGYYCQMNLLEHPGPKGQVHLDGLPGAPLFYSQVRDVVAYLRMPEQSHAVTAVYVNDMGAAASWEDPGPGNWAPLADVVFVVGSDRMGGMGVAELVPFRDSAKAAAFAGAHGGRVLALDDIPHADVVPTVADLGGEDEDFRARLRRLGQQTGG